A genomic segment from Stappia indica encodes:
- a CDS encoding CobW family GTP-binding protein, which produces MTETDQTGKRARGPKPPIPLTVITGFLGAGKTTLLNTLLKDPALADAAVIINEFGEVGLDHLFVEGGEEGIVELASGCLCCTIRGDLVTTLEDLLRRVDNGRTERLSRVVIETTGLADPAPVLHTVMQHPYLVMRYQLDGVVTLVDAVNGLATLDAQEEAVKQVAVADRIVLTKTDLAEGAAALDPESPLRRRIARLNPAAPVIVAASGEASAARLIGTGLYDPATKTADVARWLNEEAYRDGHGGHSHGHGHHAHDHGHSHGHHDHSHSHGHGHDHSHDVNRHGDSIRAFSLSTDRPIPAAALEMFLDLLRSAHGPKLLRMKGVVQIAEDPDRPVVLHGVQHVFHPPATLPAWPDDDHRSRLVFITRDLPETFVRKLFDAFTGQPATDTPDAAALSDNPLAIRGFSGSFR; this is translated from the coding sequence GTGACCGAGACCGACCAGACCGGCAAGCGCGCGCGCGGGCCGAAGCCGCCCATCCCGCTGACCGTCATCACCGGCTTCCTGGGCGCGGGCAAGACGACGCTGCTCAACACGCTGCTGAAGGATCCGGCGCTTGCCGACGCGGCGGTGATCATCAACGAGTTCGGCGAGGTCGGCCTCGACCACCTGTTCGTCGAAGGCGGCGAGGAGGGCATCGTCGAGCTGGCCTCCGGGTGCCTGTGTTGCACCATTCGCGGCGACCTGGTGACGACGCTCGAAGATCTGCTGCGGCGCGTCGACAATGGCCGTACCGAGCGGCTGTCGCGGGTGGTGATCGAGACGACGGGGCTCGCCGATCCGGCCCCCGTGCTGCACACGGTGATGCAGCACCCCTATCTGGTGATGCGCTACCAGCTCGACGGGGTGGTGACCCTGGTCGATGCGGTCAACGGCCTTGCGACGCTCGACGCGCAGGAGGAGGCGGTGAAGCAGGTGGCGGTCGCCGACCGCATCGTGCTGACCAAGACCGACCTGGCGGAGGGCGCGGCAGCGCTCGACCCGGAGAGCCCGCTGCGCCGGCGCATCGCCCGGCTCAACCCGGCGGCGCCGGTGATCGTCGCGGCCAGCGGCGAGGCGAGCGCGGCACGGCTGATCGGCACCGGGCTCTACGATCCGGCGACCAAGACGGCGGATGTGGCGCGCTGGCTGAACGAGGAAGCCTATCGCGACGGCCATGGCGGGCATTCGCATGGGCATGGGCATCACGCGCATGACCATGGGCACAGCCACGGGCATCATGACCACAGCCACAGCCATGGTCACGGACATGACCATTCCCACGACGTGAACCGCCACGGCGATTCGATCCGCGCCTTCTCGCTGTCGACCGACCGGCCGATCCCGGCGGCGGCGCTGGAGATGTTTCTCGACCTCCTGCGCTCGGCGCATGGGCCGAAGCTGCTGCGGATGAAGGGGGTGGTGCAGATCGCCGAGGACCCGGACCGGCCGGTGGTGCTGCACGGGGTGCAGCACGTGTTTCACCCGCCGGCGACGCTGCCGGCCTGGCCGGACGACGACCATCGCAGCCGGCTGGTGTTCATCACCCGGGACCTTCCGGAGACCTTCGTGCGCAAGCTGTTCGACGCCTTCACCGGGCAGCCTGCAACCGACACCCCCGATGCGGCGGCGCTGTCCGACAATCCGCTGGCGATCCGCGGCTTCAGCGGCAGCTTCCGCTGA